From Bacillota bacterium, one genomic window encodes:
- a CDS encoding sugar transferase → METPIFREIDTYEISHPTLIQKTVKRCFDIFASAFGLVILLPVFIIIALAIYIDSKSPVIFKQTRVGKDGKEFIIYKFRSMKVISAENNDVSNNYLTLEIDPRVTKVGKFIRKYRLDELPQLVNVLIGDMSIVGPRPEVPYYVHYYTERQKKTLSVRPGLTGTATILFLNEDKILSQSLDPEKTYIEDIMPAKIEQNLLYLKNFSLYNDFSIIFLTIKKLIFRF, encoded by the coding sequence ATGGAAACTCCTATTTTCAGGGAAATCGATACTTATGAAATAAGCCATCCTACTCTAATACAGAAAACAGTTAAACGTTGTTTTGATATTTTTGCTTCAGCTTTCGGCCTTGTTATTCTTTTGCCAGTTTTTATAATTATAGCTTTAGCAATATATATAGATTCAAAAAGCCCCGTGATTTTTAAGCAAACTCGGGTAGGGAAAGATGGTAAAGAATTTATTATTTATAAGTTTAGGTCAATGAAAGTGATATCGGCAGAAAACAATGATGTGAGTAATAATTATTTGACTCTCGAAATTGATCCCAGGGTTACTAAAGTGGGCAAGTTTATCAGAAAGTATAGATTAGATGAGCTGCCCCAGCTTGTAAACGTTCTTATTGGCGATATGAGTATCGTTGGACCAAGACCCGAAGTTCCTTATTATGTTCATTATTACACTGAACGACAGAAAAAAACTTTAAGCGTAAGACCGGGATTAACCGGCACTGCAACTATACTTTTTTTAAATGAGGATAAAATATTATCTCAAAGTCTGGATCCGGAAAAAACTTACATAGAAGATATAATGCCGGCAAAAATAGAACAAAATTTATTGTATTTAAAAAACTTTTCATTATATAATGACTTTTCAATAATTTTCTTGACTATAA